Proteins from a single region of Candidatus Micrarchaeum acidiphilum ARMAN-2:
- a CDS encoding alkyl hydroperoxide reductase/ Thiol specific antioxidant/ Mal allergen: MVEVGKSAPDFELDGSDGKRHTLGEFKGRYLVLYFYPKDNTPGCTIEANEFNKHKEEIEGLGATIVGISKDDLKSHDKFIKKCDLDFLLLSDPESKTIKEYGAYGDRGIFGMGTLRNTYLIGKDGRLLAKFEKVNPKGHAQEIIDALKSKAK, encoded by the coding sequence ATGGTAGAAGTTGGAAAAAGTGCACCGGACTTTGAGCTGGATGGATCTGATGGGAAGAGGCACACTCTCGGAGAATTCAAGGGAAGGTACTTGGTGCTTTATTTTTACCCGAAGGACAATACGCCGGGCTGCACCATAGAGGCGAACGAATTCAACAAGCACAAGGAGGAGATTGAAGGGCTTGGAGCAACGATTGTGGGGATAAGCAAAGACGACCTGAAGTCGCATGACAAGTTCATAAAGAAATGCGATCTTGATTTTCTGCTGCTCTCTGATCCTGAAAGCAAGACGATAAAGGAGTATGGCGCTTATGGAGACCGCGGGATATTCGGCATGGGCACGCTAAGGAACACGTACCTTATAGGGAAGGACGGCAGGCTTTTGGCCAAGTTCGAGAAGGTTAATCCGAAGGGCCATGCGCAGGAGATAATAGATGCCCTGAAAAGCAAGGCAAAATAA
- a CDS encoding succinate dehydrogenase or fumarate reductase, flavoprotein subunit — translation MEILKYDIVILGSGIAGFRAALQAAKSNPKLKIAVLSKLHAMRSHSVSAEGGISGVLYPGEKNDSIDLHAYDTIKGSDYLADQDAVEILVNSAPSEIKLFDNLGVPWNRDENGRIVLRAFGGMSVPRTAFAADKTGFAMMSALYDSVLQLENIEILHENYATRLIVNEGHANGVVAIDMATGDFKAIVGKALIIATGGFARLYGFTTTAYSSTGDGIAMAYDAGISLKNMEFVQFHPTGLIPSGILITEAARGEGGYLRNSKGERFMEKYAKSVMELAPRDIVSRSIITEIDNGNGIKDEKLSDLEFVYLDLRHLGEEKIDKNLSMIKEITINRLGLDPSKEQIPIRPVAHFTMGGINTDINGAALSSGKPVKGVWAAGECGCVSVHGSNRLGSNSLSECAIWGKMTGNSAAQLCKSSTQAFDDKKIGAIVEAEQQRISSILDRKSGENPYDIRHTLWNTMDNFVGVYRSMDKLAKAKAIVDELHSKIDDAVIADKSMVYNTNLIDYLQLKNMIALARTVIAGAMERKESRGAHAMVEYPKRDDKNWLKHTIVQKDGDGFKVSYMPVKITKWQPQERKY, via the coding sequence ATGGAAATCTTAAAGTACGATATAGTTATACTGGGAAGCGGGATTGCAGGGTTCAGGGCGGCTTTGCAGGCTGCGAAGTCAAACCCAAAGCTCAAGATAGCAGTCTTGTCAAAGCTCCACGCAATGCGCAGCCACTCAGTTTCCGCGGAAGGCGGAATCTCTGGAGTCCTGTATCCTGGCGAAAAGAACGACAGCATAGACCTGCATGCCTACGACACCATAAAGGGCTCTGACTATCTGGCAGATCAGGATGCTGTCGAGATACTGGTGAACAGCGCCCCGAGCGAGATAAAGCTGTTCGACAATCTCGGAGTGCCGTGGAACAGGGACGAAAACGGGAGGATAGTGCTTAGGGCCTTCGGCGGCATGAGCGTGCCGAGAACCGCCTTTGCTGCCGATAAAACCGGCTTCGCGATGATGAGTGCCCTGTACGACAGCGTTCTTCAGCTTGAAAATATAGAAATACTACATGAAAACTATGCAACCCGCCTGATAGTCAATGAGGGGCATGCAAACGGCGTGGTCGCAATAGACATGGCTACCGGGGATTTCAAGGCAATAGTGGGCAAGGCCCTAATCATAGCAACAGGCGGATTTGCAAGGCTGTACGGATTCACCACAACCGCTTATTCCAGCACTGGGGACGGCATAGCAATGGCCTACGATGCCGGCATATCACTGAAGAACATGGAGTTCGTGCAATTCCATCCTACCGGGCTGATACCGAGCGGCATACTGATTACTGAAGCTGCCAGGGGCGAAGGCGGATACCTGCGCAACTCAAAGGGCGAGAGGTTCATGGAGAAATACGCAAAGAGCGTAATGGAGCTCGCGCCCAGGGACATAGTGTCAAGGTCCATAATAACTGAAATAGACAACGGCAACGGAATAAAGGATGAAAAACTTAGCGACCTGGAATTTGTATATTTGGACCTGAGGCACCTCGGGGAAGAAAAGATCGACAAGAACCTGTCAATGATAAAGGAAATAACCATAAACAGGCTGGGCCTCGACCCCTCCAAGGAGCAGATACCAATAAGGCCGGTGGCGCACTTCACAATGGGCGGTATAAACACCGACATAAACGGCGCAGCGCTTTCTTCCGGGAAGCCAGTCAAGGGCGTCTGGGCGGCCGGAGAATGCGGCTGCGTAAGCGTCCACGGTTCGAACAGGCTGGGCAGCAATTCCCTGAGCGAATGCGCCATATGGGGCAAGATGACTGGCAACTCCGCGGCGCAGCTGTGCAAGTCGTCGACACAGGCGTTCGACGACAAGAAAATAGGCGCCATAGTCGAGGCCGAGCAGCAGAGGATATCTTCAATACTAGACAGGAAGTCTGGAGAAAATCCGTACGACATAAGGCATACGCTGTGGAACACGATGGACAACTTCGTCGGAGTCTACAGGAGCATGGACAAGCTCGCCAAGGCGAAGGCGATAGTCGATGAGCTCCACTCAAAGATTGACGATGCGGTAATAGCAGACAAAAGCATGGTGTACAACACCAACCTCATAGACTACCTGCAGCTTAAGAACATGATAGCGCTTGCAAGGACCGTGATCGCAGGGGCCATGGAGCGGAAGGAGAGCCGCGGCGCACACGCCATGGTCGAATATCCGAAAAGGGACGACAAAAACTGGCTGAAACATACCATAGTCCAGAAGGACGGCGACGGCTTCAAGGTCAGCTACATGCCGGTAAAGATAACAAAATGGCAGCCGCAGGAGAGAAAGTATTAG
- a CDS encoding zinc finger SWIM domain protein has translation MPSQTNPKKIYEVKLTLTGAECTCEDYIERQIRCKHAFAVDFIITKTFNKDGTVTETRTIRKTYSQNWKAYTQATTHQKELFQKLLNDLCNTIEEKPYVFGRPKMPMRDMVFASGLKVFSTFSLRRFATDSKEAQAKGYMVKAPDYSTVAKYMEDTEMTPILNELIAVSSLPLRNVESSFGIDSTGFSPSKFSRWFDHKYGQVRDRKIWYKLHLVNGNATHIIAACEVTMQYVSDMNELPKLVEETHQNFDMQQLSADKGYLSDNNLMYLDKLGVAGYIPFKSNTAPITDKQSKNYHSDIWRNAYNYFAMHQSAFLQHYHD, from the coding sequence GTGCCTTCGCAAACAAACCCTAAGAAGATATACGAAGTGAAACTTACCCTTACTGGTGCTGAATGCACCTGTGAGGACTACATAGAAAGGCAGATACGCTGTAAGCACGCTTTCGCTGTGGATTTCATAATAACCAAGACCTTCAACAAGGATGGCACTGTAACGGAGACAAGGACAATAAGAAAGACCTATTCGCAGAACTGGAAGGCTTACACGCAAGCAACCACACATCAAAAAGAGCTATTCCAGAAGCTACTCAACGATCTATGCAACACCATAGAAGAGAAGCCTTATGTCTTTGGAAGACCAAAGATGCCTATGCGTGATATGGTCTTTGCATCAGGCTTGAAGGTCTTTAGCACCTTCTCGCTTAGACGCTTTGCAACTGACAGCAAGGAAGCTCAGGCTAAGGGCTACATGGTTAAAGCACCTGATTACAGCACAGTAGCCAAATACATGGAAGATACAGAGATGACACCTATCTTGAATGAATTAATAGCTGTATCAAGCCTTCCATTAAGGAACGTTGAGAGTTCATTTGGCATAGACTCAACTGGCTTTTCTCCTTCAAAGTTTAGCAGATGGTTTGACCACAAATACGGACAGGTCAGAGATAGGAAGATATGGTACAAACTGCACCTTGTCAATGGCAACGCAACTCACATAATCGCTGCTTGTGAGGTAACTATGCAATATGTAAGTGATATGAACGAACTGCCTAAGCTCGTAGAGGAGACGCATCAGAACTTTGATATGCAACAGCTATCTGCGGATAAGGGTTACCTCTCCGACAATAATCTGATGTATCTTGACAAGCTTGGCGTTGCTGGCTATATCCCTTTCAAGAGCAACACAGCACCAATAACAGATAAGCAGTCAAAGAACTATCACTCTGACATATGGAGAAACGCATACAATTACTTTGCCATGCACCAGTCGGCGTTCTTACAGCACTACCATGACTGA
- a CDS encoding pyridoxamine 5'-phosphate oxidase-related FMN-binding protein, translating to MPIAYADYNKAIKRIIEKNYYISLATCGEDGTPWVNAVLYVYDSKYNLYFLSSIDSRHGRNILSNGKAAFLMFDSTQQIGSEEEIQGEGTAKVIEGKELENAIRLYSKRVFKDQGKKAKSIMADYEEPAEFRFFKINVEKFYVHLVDETHEVDPAELSE from the coding sequence ATGCCTATAGCCTACGCAGATTACAATAAGGCAATAAAGCGCATAATAGAAAAAAACTATTATATTTCGCTTGCAACGTGCGGCGAAGACGGCACCCCGTGGGTAAACGCCGTGCTCTATGTTTACGACAGCAAATATAATCTTTATTTCCTGTCTTCAATAGATTCAAGGCACGGAAGGAACATTCTCTCCAACGGCAAGGCCGCCTTCCTCATGTTCGACTCTACTCAGCAGATAGGATCTGAGGAAGAAATACAAGGCGAGGGGACCGCAAAGGTAATAGAGGGAAAAGAACTTGAGAACGCGATTAGGCTCTACTCGAAAAGAGTCTTTAAGGATCAGGGCAAGAAAGCCAAGAGCATAATGGCGGATTACGAGGAGCCCGCCGAATTCAGGTTTTTTAAGATAAACGTAGAAAAATTCTACGTGCATTTGGTAGATGAAACGCATGAAGTGGACCCTGCCGAACTTTCTGAGTAG
- a CDS encoding Endothelin-converting enzyme 1, protein MVCGAKMKKKTYQKSKRYIGFSVKNMDLKVDPFNDFYLYSCGTWIKRHPLPRDKTRTGSFTALTERNYEILKKIAVSCAARRSSVGNLRVIGDFYNSFMDTKTVEEAGFGPVEELMSRIKRAKSYRDILKIMPDMMLNGADPLFDVYSTEDSRDSSVYALYVWQGGISLPDRDYYLKGEFKAIRSKYLDHMTRMFALYGIPAKDARTHARAVLRIETALARASRSAADTRDEVKNYNKYELKTVRNRYLNLEIDRLVRKLGAGNAAYVIVGQPEFLEAANKLVKSSSIYDLIAYFEWNLLYSSAGLLHSAAVKENFDFFGRQLLGQKAMQPRWKRAIGMINSMVGESIGELYVKENFSPAAEARAKALVKDIRNAFGARLERLEWMQPSTKKKALEKFDAMNTKLGHPKRFRDYSRVKTAPNNLFGNFLSAYRFELHRRMSRIGKKVDKNEWHMNAHTVNAYYDQSKNEIVLPAGIFQPPFFDPEKDDAINYAAIGGVIGHELTHGYDDQGSLFDKNGNLHEWWTAKDRANFRKRAEKVVKLYGALEIMPGTKINGRLTLGENIADLGGISIAYDAMQASAKRRKPRGRIDGFTQEQRFFISWAQLWKGRTSKGAAKMLAAADPHSPARFRGLIPTTTHPNFERSFAEKSKLAKMKKQYEYANLW, encoded by the coding sequence ATGGTTTGTGGTGCAAAGATGAAGAAGAAAACTTACCAAAAGAGCAAAAGGTACATAGGCTTTTCAGTTAAGAACATGGATCTCAAGGTAGACCCTTTCAATGATTTTTACCTTTATTCCTGCGGAACCTGGATAAAGCGCCATCCGCTGCCAAGAGACAAGACCAGAACAGGCTCTTTTACCGCGCTTACCGAAAGAAATTACGAGATACTCAAAAAAATCGCAGTTTCTTGTGCAGCACGCCGCAGTTCCGTAGGCAATCTACGGGTCATAGGAGACTTTTACAATTCCTTCATGGATACAAAAACAGTAGAGGAAGCAGGTTTTGGGCCCGTAGAAGAACTTATGAGCAGAATAAAAAGGGCAAAAAGCTACCGCGATATACTGAAGATCATGCCGGACATGATGCTGAACGGCGCGGATCCATTATTCGACGTTTATTCTACGGAGGACAGCAGGGACAGCTCGGTATACGCGCTGTACGTCTGGCAGGGCGGAATATCCCTGCCTGACAGGGATTACTACCTGAAAGGCGAATTCAAAGCCATACGCAGTAAGTATCTGGACCATATGACGCGCATGTTCGCCCTGTACGGCATACCCGCCAAAGATGCAAGAACGCACGCAAGGGCCGTGCTCAGGATCGAGACCGCGCTTGCAAGGGCCAGCAGAAGTGCGGCAGATACAAGGGACGAGGTCAAGAATTACAATAAATACGAATTGAAGACGGTCAGAAATAGGTATCTAAATCTCGAAATTGACAGATTAGTAAGGAAGCTGGGCGCAGGCAATGCCGCATATGTGATAGTAGGGCAGCCAGAATTTCTGGAAGCGGCAAACAAGCTTGTAAAAAGCTCCAGCATCTATGATCTGATTGCGTACTTCGAATGGAACCTTCTATACTCCAGCGCAGGACTGCTGCACAGCGCCGCAGTAAAGGAAAACTTCGACTTTTTCGGCAGGCAGCTGCTAGGCCAGAAGGCCATGCAGCCCAGATGGAAGCGTGCCATAGGCATGATTAACTCAATGGTCGGCGAGTCTATAGGAGAACTTTATGTAAAGGAAAATTTCAGCCCCGCCGCAGAAGCCCGGGCCAAAGCCCTTGTAAAAGACATACGCAATGCCTTCGGGGCAAGGCTGGAAAGGCTGGAGTGGATGCAGCCTTCTACAAAAAAGAAGGCGCTGGAAAAGTTCGACGCTATGAATACCAAGCTGGGCCACCCGAAAAGGTTCCGCGACTACTCAAGAGTGAAGACCGCGCCAAATAACCTATTCGGCAACTTTCTCAGCGCGTACAGATTCGAGTTGCACAGACGCATGTCCAGAATCGGAAAGAAGGTCGATAAAAACGAGTGGCACATGAACGCGCACACCGTCAATGCTTACTACGACCAGTCGAAAAACGAGATAGTGCTGCCCGCAGGGATATTCCAGCCACCGTTCTTCGATCCGGAAAAGGACGACGCCATAAACTACGCGGCAATAGGTGGCGTCATAGGCCACGAGCTTACGCATGGCTACGACGATCAGGGAAGCCTTTTCGACAAGAATGGAAACCTCCATGAATGGTGGACAGCGAAGGACAGGGCAAACTTCAGAAAGAGGGCCGAAAAGGTGGTAAAGCTATACGGCGCGCTCGAAATAATGCCGGGCACCAAGATAAACGGCAGGCTCACTCTAGGTGAGAACATCGCGGACCTTGGCGGGATAAGCATAGCGTATGATGCGATGCAGGCAAGCGCAAAGAGGAGAAAGCCGCGGGGCAGGATAGACGGATTTACTCAAGAGCAGAGGTTCTTCATCTCATGGGCGCAGCTCTGGAAGGGCCGGACTAGCAAGGGTGCGGCCAAGATGCTGGCTGCCGCGGACCCGCACTCGCCGGCAAGGTTCAGGGGCCTTATACCTACAACCACGCATCCAAACTTCGAAAGGTCATTTGCAGAAAAGAGCAAATTGGCCAAAATGAAAAAGCAATACGAATACGCCAACCTATGGTAG
- a CDS encoding succinate dehydrogenase and fumarate reductase iron-sulfur protein — MVKTEKVDFIINDLDNATGKASKSTYSMEVSQLTTVLDALISIKEKQDAKVSFRYSCRMAICGSCSMVINGKPSLACNTRVALLNSKTVEVAPLRGQPILRGLVSDFDDFFKKHKSVKPWIVHKDSAEKFRDDKVYKQSDEERDRYLPFSGCIKCGLCLDACPVVNTEKGFVGPQALAQAYRYNEDTRDEGKSERLDYLDTLNGIWGCEYAGACSEVCPKSVDPALAIQLLKFDSIMQSSKRGQKPAKTEPGKK, encoded by the coding sequence ATGGTAAAAACTGAAAAGGTGGACTTCATAATCAACGACCTTGACAATGCGACCGGAAAGGCCAGCAAGAGCACGTACAGCATGGAGGTCAGCCAGCTCACAACCGTGCTCGACGCGCTGATATCGATAAAGGAGAAGCAGGATGCAAAGGTTTCGTTCAGGTACAGCTGCAGGATGGCGATATGCGGATCGTGCAGCATGGTGATAAACGGCAAGCCAAGCCTTGCATGCAACACAAGGGTAGCTCTCTTAAATTCAAAGACGGTAGAGGTCGCGCCTCTGCGCGGTCAGCCGATACTCCGCGGGCTGGTATCAGATTTCGACGACTTCTTCAAGAAGCACAAATCTGTCAAGCCATGGATAGTGCACAAGGACTCCGCTGAAAAGTTCAGGGACGACAAGGTCTACAAGCAGTCAGACGAGGAGCGCGACAGATACCTGCCTTTCTCTGGATGCATAAAGTGCGGGCTATGCCTGGACGCCTGCCCTGTGGTAAACACCGAAAAGGGCTTTGTGGGGCCGCAGGCACTGGCACAGGCATACAGGTACAACGAAGATACCCGCGACGAAGGCAAAAGCGAAAGGCTTGACTACCTTGACACGCTCAACGGCATATGGGGCTGCGAATACGCAGGAGCATGCTCAGAGGTGTGCCCAAAGTCTGTGGACCCGGCGCTCGCGATACAGCTGCTTAAATTCGATTCTATAATGCAGTCATCCAAGCGCGGCCAAAAGCCGGCGAAGACCGAACCAGGAAAAAAGTGA
- a CDS encoding Methionine sulfoxide reductase A, which yields MRRHDPTSKNRQGADVGEQYRSIILYTDESDRKEMDLYIDKIRPSFSKPILTEVKKLDEFYEAEDYHKNYYENNRFQPYCMLVISPKLSKIRKEFGIKSQD from the coding sequence TTGCGAAGGCACGACCCCACATCAAAGAACCGGCAGGGTGCGGATGTCGGCGAGCAATACCGCTCCATAATACTTTATACTGACGAAAGCGACAGGAAGGAAATGGACCTATATATAGACAAGATAAGGCCAAGCTTCAGCAAGCCCATACTTACCGAAGTTAAGAAGCTAGACGAATTCTACGAAGCGGAAGACTACCACAAAAACTACTACGAGAACAACCGCTTCCAGCCGTACTGCATGCTAGTGATAAGCCCAAAACTCTCGAAGATAAGAAAAGAATTCGGGATAAAAAGCCAAGATTGA
- a CDS encoding NUDIX hydrolase, which translates to MAERLPYYEQKYSRLRDVTLCYLVSGDGKKVLIAMKKRGFGKGKLNGIGGKVESGESITDALIRETSEEIGTRLLEFEKVGMINFYFENSPPDKDFNQRVHVFLGRKWEGEPSESEEMAPMWTDVSRLPLEKMWADDEYWLPLVLSGKKIVASFLFENEEKISEMKIEEVNVVE; encoded by the coding sequence ATGGCAGAAAGATTACCTTATTATGAACAGAAATACAGCAGGCTTAGGGATGTGACCCTGTGCTATCTTGTTTCCGGCGACGGGAAAAAGGTGCTCATAGCCATGAAAAAGAGGGGCTTTGGCAAGGGCAAGCTAAATGGCATAGGTGGCAAGGTTGAGAGCGGCGAAAGCATTACCGATGCGCTGATACGCGAAACTTCCGAGGAGATAGGGACGAGGCTCTTGGAATTTGAGAAGGTCGGTATGATAAACTTTTACTTTGAAAACAGCCCTCCGGACAAGGATTTTAACCAGCGCGTGCACGTTTTCCTGGGCAGAAAGTGGGAGGGGGAGCCTTCAGAAAGCGAGGAAATGGCACCCATGTGGACTGACGTGAGCAGACTTCCTTTGGAAAAGATGTGGGCCGATGATGAATACTGGCTGCCGCTTGTGCTTTCGGGCAAGAAGATAGTTGCCAGCTTTCTCTTCGAGAATGAGGAAAAGATATCAGAGATGAAGATTGAAGAGGTAAATGTTGTAGAATAA
- a CDS encoding fumarate lyase, whose protein sequence is MPYRTERDVLGKVKIDSSSYYGSETKRAIDNFPVSGITVSPDFIHYYALIKKAAAKANLKSGKLSQERASAIIKAAEEVASGKFADQFPVDVFQAGAGTSTNMNLNEVIANRAIELLGGRKGDYKKVHPNDHVNMSQSTNDTYHAAMRVAANATMRRNLIPALKALAATFQKKAAEFRNVVKIGRTHLQDAVPITLGDEMSGYYGAIEYAIEGLEQSLAQLSELPLGGTAVGTGINISKDYKANVIRELSAITRIKFKPARHMYATMQQEYAELAASNAIKTAAITLGKIANDIRLLGSGPRAGLNELILPPVQPGSSIMPGKINPSMAEMLNMVCFEVYGNACTIEQACSGGQLELNVFMPIIAFDMLYSIKILSNAVNAFNSRCARGIKANTKAINANLERNLSLATALSPYIGYAKAADIAAKAYREGKTVKEVCLAEGIMPKQELDRILNPKNLV, encoded by the coding sequence ATGCCTTATCGCACCGAAAGAGACGTCCTTGGAAAGGTGAAAATAGACAGCTCCTCCTACTACGGCTCAGAGACAAAAAGGGCCATAGACAATTTCCCGGTGTCCGGGATTACCGTAAGCCCTGACTTCATACACTACTACGCGCTTATAAAAAAAGCCGCGGCGAAGGCCAACTTGAAATCCGGAAAGCTGAGCCAGGAAAGGGCATCCGCAATCATAAAGGCAGCTGAAGAGGTTGCTTCTGGAAAATTTGCCGATCAGTTTCCGGTCGACGTGTTCCAGGCCGGCGCAGGGACAAGCACAAACATGAACCTGAACGAGGTCATAGCGAACAGGGCCATAGAGTTGCTCGGTGGCAGGAAGGGCGACTACAAAAAGGTGCATCCGAACGACCATGTAAACATGTCGCAGTCTACCAACGACACGTACCATGCGGCGATGCGGGTGGCAGCCAATGCGACGATGCGCAGAAACCTTATACCTGCGCTGAAAGCCCTGGCAGCAACCTTCCAGAAAAAGGCTGCCGAATTCAGGAACGTTGTCAAGATAGGGCGCACACACCTTCAGGACGCAGTGCCAATCACCCTAGGCGATGAAATGTCAGGATATTACGGTGCCATAGAGTACGCCATAGAGGGCCTTGAGCAGTCTCTTGCGCAGCTTTCAGAGCTGCCGCTTGGGGGCACTGCAGTAGGCACAGGCATAAACATATCAAAGGATTACAAGGCCAACGTCATAAGGGAATTGAGCGCCATTACAAGGATAAAGTTCAAGCCGGCAAGGCACATGTACGCAACCATGCAGCAGGAATACGCCGAGCTTGCGGCAAGCAACGCAATAAAGACCGCAGCAATAACGCTAGGCAAGATAGCCAACGACATAAGGCTGCTGGGCTCAGGCCCAAGGGCAGGGCTCAACGAGCTGATCCTTCCGCCGGTGCAGCCCGGATCTTCAATAATGCCGGGCAAGATAAATCCGAGCATGGCCGAGATGCTGAACATGGTGTGCTTCGAGGTTTACGGAAACGCATGTACGATAGAGCAGGCGTGCTCTGGGGGCCAGCTCGAGCTGAACGTGTTCATGCCGATAATAGCGTTCGACATGCTGTACTCCATAAAGATACTCTCAAACGCCGTGAACGCGTTTAACTCAAGATGTGCTAGAGGCATAAAGGCAAATACCAAGGCCATAAATGCAAACCTTGAAAGAAACCTTTCGCTTGCAACTGCACTGTCGCCCTACATAGGCTACGCCAAGGCTGCAGACATAGCCGCAAAGGCGTACCGCGAAGGCAAAACGGTAAAGGAGGTCTGCCTTGCCGAGGGCATAATGCCCAAGCAGGAGCTTGACAGGATACTCAATCCTAAAAATTTGGTTTAG
- a CDS encoding Replication factor C has product MPWTEKYRPKSLDEVIGQKQIVERLKAFVKQGNFPNMIFAGSAGVGKTTSAIAMAKDLYDDDLNTAFKELNASDARGIDVIRGEVKNFAKTISIARVPVKIIFLDEADALTADAQHALRRTMEKFSAETRFILSANYASKIIEPIQSRCVVFRFKPLTEDDMKEYVNRIVKGEGITLEKNAMEALIYVGDGDLRKLTNVLQSAAMKSEKITEGDIYDVASRARPKEIMSMLRYAVDGDFDKARNELDTLTLKHGMSGEDILTQCYREAQNLHFDEKLKLKIIIYIGEANFRIVEGANERIQLESMLAQIAMLKHGG; this is encoded by the coding sequence TTGCCTTGGACCGAGAAGTACAGGCCTAAATCGCTTGACGAGGTAATAGGCCAGAAGCAGATAGTCGAAAGGCTGAAGGCATTTGTCAAGCAGGGCAACTTTCCGAACATGATATTCGCAGGCAGCGCCGGAGTGGGCAAGACCACCAGCGCCATAGCTATGGCCAAGGACCTCTACGACGATGATCTCAATACTGCGTTCAAGGAGCTCAACGCGAGCGACGCAAGGGGCATAGACGTTATACGCGGAGAGGTGAAGAATTTCGCAAAGACCATATCGATTGCGCGGGTGCCAGTAAAGATAATATTTCTGGACGAGGCCGACGCGCTCACTGCAGACGCGCAGCACGCCCTTAGGAGGACCATGGAAAAGTTTTCAGCCGAGACGCGGTTCATACTGAGCGCGAACTACGCGAGCAAGATAATAGAGCCCATACAGAGCAGGTGCGTGGTTTTCAGGTTCAAGCCGCTGACGGAGGACGACATGAAGGAATACGTCAACAGAATAGTAAAGGGCGAGGGCATAACCCTGGAGAAGAACGCAATGGAGGCGCTTATATACGTTGGCGACGGAGACCTTAGGAAGCTCACCAACGTGCTGCAGAGCGCGGCCATGAAGAGCGAAAAGATAACTGAGGGCGACATATACGATGTGGCGTCCAGGGCCAGGCCGAAGGAGATAATGTCCATGCTCAGGTACGCAGTAGACGGGGATTTCGACAAGGCGAGGAACGAGCTTGACACCCTTACCCTGAAGCACGGCATGAGCGGTGAGGACATACTTACCCAATGCTACAGGGAGGCGCAGAACCTCCACTTTGACGAAAAGCTGAAGCTCAAGATAATAATTTACATAGGGGAGGCCAACTTCAGGATAGTAGAGGGCGCGAATGAGAGGATACAGCTTGAATCAATGCTTGCGCAGATAGCAATGCTGAAGCACGGCGGCTGA
- a CDS encoding Antibiotic biosynthesis monooxygenase: MINIGLYYRVKEGHNADFENYFGKVVEKLRESDFGFIDGKIYREVTNPDEYMIYTEWKDTEGFAKFMKSSAFFETIEFGKTIIEGQPRHKIFNA; this comes from the coding sequence ATGATAAACATTGGACTGTACTACAGGGTAAAGGAAGGGCATAATGCAGATTTCGAAAATTATTTCGGCAAGGTAGTTGAAAAGCTTAGGGAATCCGATTTCGGCTTTATTGATGGCAAGATTTACAGGGAAGTCACCAACCCAGACGAATACATGATCTACACCGAATGGAAGGATACTGAAGGATTCGCGAAGTTCATGAAGAGCAGTGCCTTCTTCGAGACAATAGAATTCGGAAAGACCATAATAGAGGGGCAGCCCAGGCACAAGATCTTCAATGCATAG